A portion of the Lolium rigidum isolate FL_2022 chromosome 1, APGP_CSIRO_Lrig_0.1, whole genome shotgun sequence genome contains these proteins:
- the LOC124682706 gene encoding receptor-like protein kinase HSL1: MTPLLLLLCLVTLTAVPTTAAASLPVDFYRLLATKAALSDPTSALAPWDQSLPPCRWPHVHCSPSSDNPSVASLLLSNLSLAGEFPAQLCSLTSLVRLDFSYNSLIGPLPPCLAALPSLRHLDLAGNAFFGEIPKTIRNLESVVQIELYSNKLSGRVPQGLGGLKELRFLDAAMNRLSGEIPADLFLAPKLESLHLYENELSGTVPSTLANATALNDLRLFTNRLAGELPTEFGKSCPLEFLDLSDNRISGRIPATLCSAGKLEQLLILNNDLVGPIPAELGECRTLTRVRLPNNRLSGAVPLDMWGLPHLYLLELAGNALSGTVGPAIALAQNMSQLLISDNNFAGVLPPQIGTLTSLVELSAANNEFSGPLPASLADVSTLSRLDLRNNSFSGELPHGVRRWQKLTQLDLAQNRLTGNIPPELGELPVLNSLDLSNNEFTGNVPVQLENLKLSLFNLSNNRLTGNLSPVFAGDIYDDSLLGNPSLCRKACPSGRRAAAGRRGLVGSVGSVLTIAGVILILGVAWFWYKYRSQYKKRGAEAGGKKWVVTSFHKVEFEEEDILTCLDDEDNVVGTGAAGKVYRAVVGRGGGADDDVVAVKKLWGVAGAAARKDKDGKAVMKDTFEAEVTTLGRIRHKNIVKLWCCLRSGDRGLLVYEYMPNGSLGDLLHGGKGSLLDWPMRYRIMVDAAEGLSYLHHDCAPPIVHRDVKSNNILLDAEFGAKVADFGVAMVIGDGPNAVSAIAGSCGYIAPEYSYTLRITEKSDVYSFGVVMLELVTGKKAVGPELGDKDLVSWVRGSIEQNGVDSVLDPRLAGESRDEMRKVLNVALHCSSSLPINRPSMRSVVKLLLEVLPDCKPAVLDEKESIDV, encoded by the exons ATGActcccctgctcctcctcctctgcctcgtcaccCTCACCGCCGtccccaccaccgccgccgcatccCTCCCCGTCGACTTCTACCGCCTCCTGGCCACCAAAGCCGCTCTCTCCGACCCCACCTCCGCGCTCGCACCATGGGACCAATCCCTCCCGCCGTGCCGCTGGCCGCACGTCCACTGCTCGCCCTCCTCCGATAACCCGTCCGTCGCCTCGCTCCTCCTCTCCAACCTCTCCCTCGCCGGCGAATTCCCGGCCCAACTCTGCTCGCTCACGTCCCTCGTCCGCCTCGACTTCTCCTACAACTCGCTCATCGGGCCCCTCCCTCCCTGCCTCGCCGCGCTGCCGTCGCTGAGGCACCTTGACCTCGCCGGAAACGCCTTCTTCGGGGAA ATCCCCAAGACCATCAGGAACTTGGAGAGCGTCGTCCAGATCGAGCTCTACTCCAACAAGCTCTCCGGGAGGGTGCCTCAGGGGCTGGGCGGCCTCAAGGAGCTGCGGTTCCTGGACGCGGCCATGAACCGGCTCTCAGGCGAGATACCGGCGGACCTCTTCCTCGCGCCCAAGCTGGAGAGCCTGCACCTGTACGAGAACGAGCTGTCAGGCACCGTGCCGTCGACGCTGGCGAACGCGACTGCGTTGAACGACCTGAGGCTGTTCACCAACCGCCTGGCCGGGGAGCTGCCGACCGAGTTCGGGAAGAGCTGCCCGCTGGAGTTCCTCGACCTGTCAGATAACAGGATTTCCGGCCGCATTCCGGCGACGCTGTGCAGCGCCGGGAAGCTGGAGCAGCTCCTGATACTGAACAATGACCTCGTCGGCCCGATCCCTGCTGAGCTGGGGGAATGCCGGACGCTGACGCGTGTGCGGCTGCCCAACAATCGGCTGTCCGGAGCCGTGCCGCTGGACATGTGGGGCCTGCCGCACCTGTACCTTCTCGAGCTGGCCGGCAACGCTCTGTCCGGCACCGTGGGGCCAGCCATTGCCTTGGCGCAGAACATGTCGCAGCTGCTGATATCCGACAACAACTTCGCCGGCGTGCTGCCGCCGCAGATAGGCACCCTCACAAGCCTGGTCGAGCTGTCCGCGGCCAACAACGAGTTCTCTGGTCCTCTGCCGGCGTCGCTCGCCGATGTGTCCACGCTCAGCCGACTTGACTTAAGGAACAATTCATTCTCCGGCGAGCTTCCACACGGTGTTCGACGGTGGCAGAAGCTCACACAGCTCGACCTTGCGCAGAACCGCCTCACCGGGAACATCCCGCCCGAGCTCGGGGAGCTCCCCGTGCTGAACTCGCTCGACCTGTCTAACAACGAGTTCACCGGCAACGTGCCAGTGCAGCTGGAGAACCTCAAGCTGAgcctgttcaacctgtccaacaACCGGCTCACCGGCAACTTGTCTCCTGTGTTCGCCGGCGACATCTACGATGACAGCTTGCTCGGCAACCCGTCTCTCTGCCGCAAGGCATGCCCCAGCGGGCGCagagccgccgccggccgccgcggtcTCGTCGGGAGCGTTGGGTCCGTTCTCACAATTGCCGGTGTCATCCTCATCCTTGGCGTCGCCTGGTTCTGGTACAAGTACCGGAGCCAGTACAAGAAGCGCGGCGCGGAGGCCGGCGGCAAGAAGTGGGTAGTGACGTCGTTCCACAAGGTGGAGTTCGAGGAGGAGGACATCCTGACCTGCCTCGACGACGAGGACAACGTGGTCGGGACGGGCGCGGCGGGCAAGGTGTACAGGGCCGTCGTCGGCCGTGGAGGCGgcgccgatgacgacgtcgtggccGTTAAGAAGCTGTGGGGAGTCGCCGGTGCCGCGGCAAGGAAAGACAAGGACGGCAAGGCCGTCATGAAGGACACATTCGAGGCGGAGGTCACGACGCTGGGCAGGATCCGGCACAAGAACATCGTGAAGCTCTGGTGCTGCCTTCGCAGCGGCGACCGCGGGCTGCTGGTCTACGAGTACATGCCCAACGGCAGCCTGGGCGACCTCCTCCACGGCGGCAAGGGCAGCCTCCTGGACTGGCCGATGAGGTACAGGATCATGGTCGACGCCGCCGAGGGGCTCTCCTACCTGCACCACGACTGCGCGCCGCCCATCGTGCACCGGGACGTCAAGTCCAACAACATCCTGCTGGACGCCGAGTTCGGCGCCAAGGTCGCCGACTTCGGTGTCGCCATGGTCATCGGCGACGGCCCGAACGCCGTGTCAGCCATCGCCGGCTCGTGCGGCTACATTGCTCCCG AGTACTCGTACACGCTGCGCATCACTGAGAAGAGCGACGTGTACAGCTTCGGCGTGGTGATGCTGGAGCTTGTGACCGGCAAGAAGGCCGTCGGGCCGGAGCTCGGCGACAAGGACCTGGTGAGTTGGGTCCGCGGCAGCATCGAGCAGAACGGGGTAGACTCCGTGCTCGACCCGAGGCTCGCCGGCGAGTCCAGGGACGAGATGCGCAAGGTCCTCAACGTCGCCCTGCACTGCTCGTCCAGCCTCCCGATCAACCGCCCGTCGATGAGGTCCGTCGTGAAGCTCCTGCTCGAGGTCCTGCCAGACTGCAAGCCCGCCGTGCTCGACGAGAAGGAATCTATTGATGTCTGA